In the Candidatus Mycosynbacter amalyticus genome, one interval contains:
- a CDS encoding RpiB/LacA/LacB family sugar-phosphate isomerase: MKIFLGSDHNGFAMKEKVFAYLAKRGYDVEDVGDKELDPEDDFPQFAQLAALKVLGEDDANDPRAILLCGGGQGMAMAANRFRGIRASVIWDDYEAKMTRNDNDSNVLCLPSRVLEKEEPEWKAIIDTWLDTPFAAAPRYKRRNAQIDEV, encoded by the coding sequence ATGAAGATTTTCCTGGGCTCTGATCATAATGGCTTCGCCATGAAAGAAAAAGTATTTGCGTATCTTGCCAAGCGTGGCTACGATGTCGAAGATGTCGGAGACAAAGAGCTCGATCCGGAAGACGATTTTCCACAGTTTGCCCAGTTAGCAGCACTAAAGGTGCTGGGAGAAGACGACGCCAACGATCCGCGCGCTATCTTGCTCTGTGGCGGCGGCCAAGGTATGGCTATGGCAGCGAATCGTTTTCGAGGTATTCGTGCAAGTGTGATCTGGGATGACTACGAGGCCAAAATGACCCGCAACGACAACGACAGCAACGTGCTATGTTTGCCGTCACGTGTACTTGAGAAGGAAGAACCAGAGTGGAAGGCGATTATTGATACATGGCTGGATACACCGTTTGCAGCAGCCCCTAGATATAAACGGCGCAATGCGCAGATAGATGAGGTGTAG
- the gap gene encoding type I glyceraldehyde-3-phosphate dehydrogenase, translating into MSQTKIAINGFGRIGRNAFKIAFERKDLEIVAINDLTDTKTLAYLLKNDSNYGTYHHEVGYDDSGIIVDGTHVKVLAERDPAALPWGTLGVELVIESTGFFTDKEGASKHVQAGAKRVVISGPTKSDGVDTIVLGANDDKIPHSTEVISNASCTTNSLAAVMAVLDAEFGVEKSLLTTVHSYTASQAIQDAPKKDLREGRNGAENIVPTTTGAAIAVTKTLPQLEGKFDGLSIRVPTPVVSISDVTALLSRDVTVDEINAVFKKAAAEPYYQGILAVSEEPLVSRDYIGNSHSGTVDLLLTKVVGGNLIKIAVWYDNEWGYSNRLVELVADVAKAIEK; encoded by the coding sequence ATGAGTCAAACCAAAATAGCCATCAATGGCTTCGGACGTATTGGACGTAACGCGTTTAAGATTGCGTTTGAGCGCAAAGATCTTGAAATCGTCGCAATCAACGATCTGACGGATACGAAAACATTGGCGTATTTGCTCAAAAATGATAGCAATTATGGCACGTATCATCACGAAGTAGGGTACGACGACAGTGGTATTATCGTGGACGGTACGCATGTCAAAGTGCTAGCAGAACGCGATCCAGCGGCTTTGCCATGGGGTACACTTGGTGTAGAACTCGTCATCGAATCAACTGGTTTCTTCACCGACAAAGAAGGCGCAAGCAAGCACGTGCAAGCTGGTGCCAAGCGCGTCGTGATTAGTGGTCCTACCAAATCCGACGGCGTCGATACGATCGTACTCGGTGCAAATGATGACAAGATTCCTCACTCGACCGAGGTGATTAGCAACGCGAGCTGTACTACAAACAGCCTGGCGGCGGTGATGGCGGTACTGGACGCGGAGTTTGGTGTAGAGAAATCACTTCTCACGACCGTGCATAGTTATACGGCTAGTCAAGCGATTCAGGATGCACCAAAGAAAGACTTGCGTGAAGGTCGCAACGGCGCCGAAAATATCGTACCAACGACAACTGGTGCTGCAATCGCCGTGACGAAAACACTGCCGCAACTAGAAGGCAAGTTCGATGGTCTGTCTATCCGTGTACCAACACCAGTTGTATCGATCAGTGATGTTACGGCACTACTGAGCCGCGATGTGACTGTAGACGAGATCAATGCCGTGTTCAAAAAAGCTGCTGCTGAGCCATACTACCAGGGTATCTTGGCGGTGAGCGAAGAGCCACTGGTAAGCCGCGATTATATCGGTAACAGCCACTCTGGTACTGTCGACCTACTTCTTACCAAGGTAGTCGGTGGCAATCTGATCAAAATCGCTGTCTGGTACGATAACGAATGGGGTTATAGCAACCGCTTGGTAGAGCTAGTTGCTGATGTGGCGAAAGCTATCGAAAAATAG
- a CDS encoding RelA/SpoT family protein, which yields MKKREVLEYAAHFYDDEQMLELEHAIDYATTCHAGQKRKSGEPYITHPLAVAYNLIDWGMDIDTVLAGVLHDTVEDTDATLEVVETMFGRDVAFLVDGVTKVSQARAGMRDLGSYLPQTRDNLSKLLIAVGQDVRVIIIKLADRLHNMSTLQHMPVDKQQKIGRETIEVFAPMADRLGMGRVRMEMEELAFSYLDPHEFKHLQGLMRKRLGRSTRKLGLVRTEVEHRLAQDKFEFEINGRVKSIYSLHKKLKKVDGNIDDIYDLMALRVIVQSKEDCYRVLGILHGMYQPMIARIKDYIAVPKPNGYQSLHTTVITPSKQIVEFQIRTHEMHEYAERGLAASFHYHEQKSTKDYTKKKRGNGGLPAELQWITQMQEVAARLRDGEDISEDQLAIDLFGNRIFVYSPKGDIYNLPEGAYPLDFAYLVHSDIGKHAYSFKVNGNIHAFDKPLGNGDVVEVVTRKLPQAKKAWLDLVMTTHAKSKLRMQLKQLGLIEGISHAAAIIRDKASRKSTK from the coding sequence ATGAAGAAGCGTGAAGTTCTCGAATATGCCGCTCATTTCTACGACGATGAGCAGATGCTTGAGCTGGAACACGCTATCGACTATGCAACCACTTGCCATGCCGGACAAAAACGTAAAAGTGGCGAACCCTATATCACTCACCCTCTCGCCGTCGCTTATAATCTCATCGACTGGGGCATGGACATCGACACGGTACTCGCCGGCGTACTGCACGACACTGTCGAAGATACAGACGCAACGCTCGAAGTAGTCGAAACTATGTTTGGGCGCGACGTGGCATTTCTAGTTGACGGCGTCACCAAGGTATCCCAGGCACGTGCAGGCATGCGCGATCTTGGCAGCTATTTACCGCAGACGCGCGACAATCTTTCCAAACTCCTCATCGCAGTCGGCCAAGACGTGCGCGTCATCATCATCAAACTCGCCGATCGCCTGCACAATATGTCGACACTGCAGCATATGCCCGTAGACAAGCAGCAGAAGATCGGCCGCGAAACTATAGAGGTCTTCGCCCCCATGGCAGACCGCCTGGGTATGGGCCGCGTGCGTATGGAGATGGAAGAGTTGGCATTTAGCTACCTCGATCCACACGAGTTCAAGCATCTTCAGGGACTCATGCGCAAGCGCCTCGGACGCAGTACGCGCAAACTCGGTCTCGTCCGCACCGAGGTAGAGCACCGTTTGGCTCAGGATAAATTCGAGTTCGAGATCAACGGACGTGTCAAAAGCATCTATAGCCTGCACAAAAAGCTCAAGAAAGTTGACGGCAATATCGACGATATCTACGATCTCATGGCGCTGCGTGTCATCGTCCAATCGAAAGAAGACTGCTACCGCGTCCTCGGTATCTTGCACGGTATGTACCAGCCCATGATCGCCCGCATCAAAGATTACATCGCGGTGCCAAAACCAAACGGCTACCAAAGCCTCCACACTACCGTGATCACACCGAGCAAACAAATCGTCGAGTTTCAGATTCGCACACACGAAATGCACGAATACGCCGAACGCGGACTTGCCGCCAGTTTCCACTACCACGAGCAGAAATCAACCAAAGACTATACCAAGAAAAAGCGTGGCAATGGCGGCCTCCCAGCCGAACTGCAATGGATTACGCAGATGCAAGAAGTAGCTGCGCGCCTGCGCGACGGCGAAGACATTAGCGAAGACCAGCTAGCGATCGACCTATTCGGTAACCGCATCTTCGTCTACTCGCCAAAAGGAGACATTTACAATCTACCCGAAGGCGCCTACCCGCTCGATTTTGCCTACCTAGTGCATAGTGACATTGGTAAACATGCCTATAGCTTCAAGGTCAACGGCAATATCCACGCGTTCGACAAGCCGCTAGGCAACGGCGACGTCGTAGAGGTCGTCACACGCAAACTGCCACAGGCAAAAAAAGCTTGGCTCGATCTCGTCATGACCACCCATGCCAAAAGCAAACTCCGCATGCAGCTCAAACAGCTCGGCTTGATCGAAGGTATCTCGCACGCCGCCGCTATCATCCGCGACAAAGCCTCCCGCAAAAGCACGAAGTAA
- a CDS encoding GNAT family N-acetyltransferase, whose protein sequence is MTNLESRVSISLPNRLADTELYDITSAHGSIAAIYRSTGGFYQIADFEVHADSRGLGHGKELLHSAALHARELGARTVYAAIISRECYEVMKREFGEESLEVLEMGDPTPDGQDQNKDSPTAAFLFHHTK, encoded by the coding sequence ATGACGAACCTCGAATCGCGGGTCTCTATCTCACTTCCAAATCGCCTGGCCGACACAGAGCTCTATGATATCACTAGCGCTCATGGCAGTATTGCTGCAATTTACAGATCAACTGGTGGATTTTATCAGATTGCAGATTTTGAAGTCCATGCGGATTCACGAGGCCTAGGGCACGGCAAAGAATTGCTCCATAGTGCAGCACTTCATGCCAGAGAGCTGGGCGCGCGTACTGTATATGCCGCCATCATCTCACGAGAATGCTATGAGGTGATGAAGCGCGAATTTGGCGAAGAATCGCTAGAAGTATTGGAGATGGGCGACCCTACCCCTGACGGTCAAGACCAAAACAAAGACTCGCCAACTGCAGCGTTTTTGTTTCATCATACGAAGTAG
- a CDS encoding DUF3131 domain-containing protein: MTTFDERMQKLSETEPGLEKLSPADLSLKLQHVLDNPIYSRMFEIGREDDGDAYNIVGHADDQVVMGMKLHNARIDPLNTPQDKLAWQYLQQKRVGSTINATHEFAGYLAEAADRMGIESRDEFFAHPEDWDYDYLADVAAQNFIGTCNNLPLYEGLDGRTYDSASLDMRMFAIFMLLGEHGENKDSLKTVHDSLLEYVRNRDGELSEELLGKYEKQISYTAPSGKKLSSMNRVAGGRLDDYINTAAARLLVRNSSGRLQQDIDISKTREKYFELIKSLANVDIEDMIVQNRVLEELTITPDRVMLIPGHDSFEPAAELNWEVLPAGELERYAREIVGNAATKNMRPTIELERLKILDNVREMWGSENCYYAKGSLSGRKIISEDGRQEADQYLLLILQEKDTENNVVAEHAIAESPIAGPNALYVFRQDVSEGLDWREVMALPKKYARDLGARSLKHTKTGEGNVLIDTMSDRVMTLLAASKQEFGAIQFSNDRLYIPRSILESEV, translated from the coding sequence ATGACGACATTCGACGAGAGAATGCAAAAACTATCAGAGACCGAGCCGGGTCTAGAGAAACTAAGTCCGGCTGATCTTTCACTAAAGCTTCAGCACGTTTTAGATAACCCTATCTATAGTCGCATGTTTGAGATTGGCAGAGAAGACGACGGAGACGCGTATAATATCGTTGGTCATGCAGATGATCAAGTAGTTATGGGCATGAAGCTTCATAACGCACGGATTGATCCTTTGAACACGCCCCAGGACAAACTTGCCTGGCAGTATTTGCAGCAAAAAAGGGTTGGATCTACTATTAACGCAACACACGAATTTGCTGGCTACCTGGCGGAGGCTGCAGACCGAATGGGTATTGAATCGCGTGATGAGTTTTTTGCCCATCCGGAAGACTGGGATTATGACTATTTGGCCGATGTGGCTGCACAAAACTTCATAGGTACATGCAACAACCTGCCATTGTACGAGGGTCTAGATGGACGCACGTATGATTCTGCTTCTCTTGATATGCGAATGTTTGCAATCTTTATGCTCCTAGGCGAGCATGGAGAGAATAAAGATTCTCTCAAGACCGTGCACGACTCTCTGCTGGAGTATGTCCGCAACCGTGACGGCGAGCTATCCGAAGAACTACTCGGGAAATATGAAAAGCAAATATCTTACACTGCCCCCAGCGGCAAGAAGCTATCTAGCATGAATCGGGTTGCGGGCGGCCGCTTGGATGACTATATAAATACAGCTGCAGCAAGACTTCTTGTGAGAAATTCCTCAGGGAGACTCCAGCAGGATATTGACATATCTAAAACTCGTGAAAAATATTTTGAATTGATAAAAAGTCTAGCGAATGTAGATATCGAAGATATGATAGTGCAAAATCGTGTACTAGAAGAACTTACTATTACTCCGGACAGAGTGATGCTAATTCCAGGACATGACTCATTTGAACCGGCCGCTGAACTGAACTGGGAAGTGCTGCCCGCGGGAGAGTTGGAGCGATACGCACGCGAAATCGTAGGAAACGCGGCAACAAAGAATATGCGGCCCACTATCGAACTTGAACGACTGAAGATACTGGATAACGTGCGTGAGATGTGGGGAAGCGAGAATTGCTACTACGCCAAGGGTTCACTTTCTGGACGCAAGATAATCAGTGAGGACGGCAGACAAGAAGCTGACCAGTACTTGTTATTGATTCTGCAAGAAAAAGATACTGAAAACAACGTAGTTGCGGAGCATGCTATCGCAGAAAGCCCTATCGCAGGACCAAATGCTCTGTATGTATTTCGGCAAGATGTATCCGAAGGTCTCGACTGGCGAGAGGTCATGGCGCTTCCTAAGAAGTATGCCAGGGATCTTGGCGCACGAAGCCTCAAGCATACAAAAACTGGCGAAGGGAATGTGCTGATTGACACAATGTCTGACCGAGTCATGACGTTACTCGCCGCATCGAAACAAGAATTTGGAGCAATCCAATTCTCAAATGACCGACTTTATATCCCACGCTCAATTCTGGAATCTGAAGTATAG
- a CDS encoding NUDIX hydrolase: MQDRRSVKLLIRNGQGEFLVLRRSGSHPTQPRALDLPGGLVESGEQDLEALDRELAEETGLVLNTEDAIHIGFDAEYEPGEGMMTRVLYMLKLETPRPYIQLSGEHEGYDWVQIDTLRGFEPPFQVLVRTAIDFYL; encoded by the coding sequence ATGCAAGATCGCCGCTCCGTCAAGCTACTAATTCGCAATGGCCAAGGAGAGTTTTTGGTGCTGCGCCGAAGCGGCTCACATCCTACCCAGCCGCGAGCGCTTGATCTGCCCGGCGGCCTGGTAGAGTCTGGCGAGCAAGATCTCGAAGCACTCGATCGTGAGCTTGCCGAAGAGACAGGGCTTGTACTCAATACAGAAGACGCTATCCATATCGGGTTTGACGCCGAGTACGAGCCCGGCGAAGGCATGATGACGCGTGTGCTCTATATGCTCAAGCTCGAGACACCCAGGCCGTATATACAGCTCAGTGGCGAGCACGAAGGCTACGACTGGGTGCAGATCGATACTCTACGAGGCTTCGAGCCGCCGTTTCAAGTGCTCGTGCGGACGGCTATAGATTTCTATCTGTAG
- a CDS encoding inorganic diphosphatase, with protein sequence MADFNQVLTPGAVDDGIVNVVIEIPQGSSHKIEWNRELAVMQLDRVEPAIFAKPTNYGFIPQTLDEDGDELDLLLVTDEPLPTGIFLEARIIGVMKFSDDSEVDDKIVAVPADDRNTGNAIQTLEDLPAQLIKQIEFHFNHYKDLKKPGTTVVEKFGDIDEAKAVVHEAIERWNNK encoded by the coding sequence ATGGCAGATTTCAACCAAGTACTTACCCCAGGCGCAGTAGATGACGGTATCGTCAATGTCGTCATAGAGATTCCGCAGGGTAGCAGCCACAAGATCGAGTGGAACCGCGAACTTGCTGTGATGCAACTTGACCGTGTCGAGCCAGCTATTTTTGCCAAACCTACCAACTACGGTTTCATTCCGCAGACACTCGACGAAGATGGCGACGAACTCGATTTATTGCTTGTGACAGATGAGCCTCTCCCTACGGGTATCTTCCTCGAAGCGCGTATTATCGGTGTCATGAAATTTAGCGACGACAGTGAGGTAGACGACAAGATCGTGGCCGTACCAGCCGACGATCGCAATACCGGTAATGCGATTCAAACTCTCGAAGATCTCCCTGCACAGCTTATCAAGCAGATCGAATTTCACTTCAATCACTACAAAGATCTCAAAAAACCTGGTACGACAGTTGTCGAGAAATTTGGTGACATCGACGAGGCAAAGGCAGTTGTACACGAAGCAATCGAGCGCTGGAACAACAAGTAG
- a CDS encoding glycerophosphodiester phosphodiesterase, with product MLVIGHRGAKGKGLGNTLEAMRYALAQGADGLEFDVRLTRDGVPVIIHDDTLLLTRGINRSVHTLTLRELNDLSSDKPVPTLTQVLDEFWGNTYLNIELKARGSGRAVVSLLVSRYITSDYDWSNCLISSFKTAELRAARSLAPHARLALLHGQNPFTFLMYQHRLRLAGLGFHRLHVSLLALAIARRLGIFTYAYTVNRPGGAQQLREKQLDAVVTDYPRRIVDALS from the coding sequence ATGCTAGTAATCGGACACCGTGGCGCCAAAGGCAAAGGACTCGGAAATACTCTCGAAGCCATGCGCTATGCACTCGCCCAAGGTGCCGACGGCCTGGAGTTCGATGTGCGCCTGACACGGGACGGCGTGCCGGTGATTATCCACGACGACACGCTGCTACTGACGCGCGGCATAAATAGAAGTGTCCACACACTCACGCTCCGCGAGCTCAACGATCTCAGCAGCGACAAACCGGTGCCAACACTCACCCAGGTGCTCGACGAGTTTTGGGGCAACACATATCTCAATATCGAGCTCAAAGCCCGCGGAAGTGGGCGCGCAGTCGTGTCACTCCTAGTGTCTCGCTATATCACAAGTGACTACGACTGGAGCAACTGCCTCATCTCTTCGTTCAAAACAGCCGAACTACGAGCTGCGCGTTCACTTGCGCCGCATGCGCGCTTGGCGCTGTTACATGGTCAAAATCCTTTTACTTTTCTGATGTATCAGCATCGTCTACGGCTTGCCGGACTTGGGTTTCACCGCCTGCACGTCAGTCTGTTGGCACTCGCGATTGCCCGGCGCCTGGGGATCTTCACCTATGCATATACCGTCAATCGCCCAGGTGGCGCCCAGCAGCTCCGCGAAAAACAACTCGACGCGGTAGTGACTGACTATCCGCGCCGAATTGTAGATGCGCTGTCGTAG
- a CDS encoding NAD(P)/FAD-dependent oxidoreductase, whose amino-acid sequence MSEVKDVVMIGAGPSALAAAVYTTREDIDTTLYEKATIGGLAAITDLVDNYPGFAEGISGMQLASQLQAQAERFGAHIDFGDISALRRDGDVVELIVDGKPVQAKAVLIATGSDYKKLGIPGEAEYYGRGVHYCATCDGAFYREKRLVVVGGGNSAVQEAIFLTRFTTHIDLLVRSTLKASEVLQHELEKFVAEGKISVHYGVVPDEIVTEDAKVIRVDATKDGQKVSYDTDGVFVFIGLKPNTQFLENSGVELDEVGLIKTDLKLSTTLPGVFASGDVRSGATMQIASAVGEGATAALAIREYLEELERN is encoded by the coding sequence GTGAGTGAAGTAAAAGACGTCGTGATGATTGGCGCCGGTCCGAGCGCACTGGCTGCAGCGGTATATACTACGCGCGAAGATATCGACACGACACTGTATGAGAAGGCGACGATTGGCGGCCTGGCGGCTATCACAGATCTTGTTGATAACTACCCTGGATTTGCCGAAGGTATTTCTGGGATGCAGCTTGCAAGTCAGCTGCAGGCACAGGCCGAGCGCTTCGGTGCACATATAGATTTCGGCGATATTTCGGCGCTGCGCCGCGACGGCGACGTAGTCGAACTCATAGTTGATGGCAAGCCTGTCCAAGCGAAGGCTGTATTGATTGCGACTGGTAGCGACTACAAGAAGCTAGGTATACCGGGCGAAGCAGAATACTATGGTCGCGGTGTGCATTACTGCGCTACCTGTGACGGTGCGTTCTACCGCGAAAAGCGCCTGGTCGTGGTGGGCGGCGGTAATTCTGCTGTGCAAGAGGCGATTTTCCTGACACGTTTTACGACACATATCGATTTGCTTGTCCGCAGTACGCTCAAAGCCAGCGAGGTATTGCAACACGAACTAGAGAAGTTTGTAGCTGAAGGCAAAATTAGTGTCCACTACGGAGTGGTGCCAGACGAAATCGTGACCGAGGACGCTAAGGTGATCCGCGTCGATGCGACAAAAGATGGCCAGAAAGTCAGCTATGATACAGACGGTGTCTTCGTCTTCATCGGGCTCAAGCCAAATACTCAGTTTCTCGAAAACTCGGGCGTAGAGCTGGACGAAGTAGGACTCATCAAAACAGATCTCAAACTCTCTACGACGCTACCGGGTGTGTTTGCCTCTGGCGATGTGCGCAGCGGTGCAACCATGCAGATTGCTAGCGCAGTGGGCGAAGGTGCCACGGCAGCACTTGCGATTCGTGAATATCTCGAAGAGCTCGAGCGTAACTAG
- a CDS encoding FKBP-type peptidyl-prolyl cis-trans isomerase translates to MATSKAQRIGIIIIAVVMTVGTVGSFFIMILANQNSVADQQKQQDEYNKQLAEYQKQMAEEQKKSEGEAKTLSAQYYDTFKQYESLPEAYDASKVKSLGTEDLKQGDGAEIKSDTAYRAYYIGWNSEGKVFDGSIENGALKAPLEGGPGLIEGWTKGVQGMKIGGVRVVTIPGNMAYSSDQGADIKANAPLKFVIMAIPPASEA, encoded by the coding sequence ATGGCGACATCGAAGGCGCAGCGTATCGGTATTATTATCATTGCAGTGGTGATGACTGTAGGTACGGTTGGCTCGTTTTTTATCATGATCTTGGCAAATCAAAACAGCGTGGCTGATCAGCAAAAACAGCAAGACGAATATAACAAGCAACTGGCAGAATACCAGAAGCAAATGGCCGAAGAGCAGAAGAAGTCTGAAGGAGAAGCCAAGACGTTGTCGGCACAGTATTATGATACGTTTAAACAATACGAATCATTGCCAGAGGCCTACGATGCAAGCAAGGTGAAAAGCCTTGGTACGGAAGATCTTAAGCAGGGTGACGGCGCAGAAATCAAATCTGACACTGCGTACCGCGCGTACTACATCGGCTGGAACAGCGAGGGCAAAGTCTTCGACGGTTCGATCGAAAACGGTGCACTCAAAGCGCCACTCGAAGGCGGCCCTGGCTTGATCGAGGGCTGGACGAAGGGCGTACAAGGTATGAAAATCGGCGGCGTACGTGTCGTTACTATTCCTGGCAACATGGCGTATAGTTCAGACCAAGGCGCAGATATCAAAGCCAACGCACCACTGAAGTTTGTGATTATGGCTATTCCGCCGGCAAGCGAGGCGTAG
- a CDS encoding ABC transporter ATP-binding protein: MQDLVRLFGYTHGLKRTFGVIALLSVVTALLNLAPPFVMKIVTDTIVAGLGTHAVNYTYIVGLVVMLLVISLVGTVIDNISGVMGDMLAERMRKQLSTRYYEHLLTLPQKYFDTEITGKIINRLNRAISDVTQFLQFFANNLLSMLLTVLISLGIMLWYSWPIAVFMLLLIPIFVYITAKTSVKWQKYEKRKNKHYDIASGRFGEVVSQMRLVKSFGSEQRELRGFDTRFAKMVGITKQQSTYWHEMNALRGVALSVIYALVFGTLFLQAASGTITIGEMVLLIALVQQISGPMQSMSFFIDRYQRAAANSKDYAEAMAEQPEVVDETGKVALDAQHASVQFNGVSFSYADKKQVLDNISFTIEAGKKLALVGESGGGKSTISNLLMQLYRPDSGYVRIGGVDIQTATQASVRAAIATVFQDASLFSGTIRENIAYGKPGASDDEIESAAKAANAYEFIAEFDKQFDTEIGERGIKLSGGQKQRIAIARALLKDGPILVLDEATSSLDSRSEAVVQDALDRLMHGRTVLIIAHRLSTIAHVDTIVTLRKGRVDEIGSPRELAKTGGIYAQLLELQAATTDKAQEKLAEFDMAA, from the coding sequence ATGCAGGATCTCGTACGGCTGTTTGGTTACACGCATGGGCTCAAACGGACATTTGGTGTAATTGCACTGTTATCTGTGGTGACGGCGCTGCTAAATCTCGCGCCACCGTTTGTGATGAAGATTGTGACGGACACGATTGTGGCTGGACTCGGTACCCACGCGGTAAACTATACATATATTGTCGGACTTGTCGTCATGTTGCTGGTAATTTCGCTGGTGGGGACAGTGATCGACAACATCAGCGGCGTAATGGGTGATATGTTGGCAGAGCGTATGCGCAAACAACTGTCGACACGCTACTACGAACATCTCCTGACGCTACCGCAGAAATATTTTGACACAGAGATTACCGGCAAGATCATCAATCGTCTTAATCGTGCGATTAGCGATGTGACGCAATTTTTGCAGTTTTTTGCCAACAACTTGCTGAGTATGTTGCTGACAGTACTGATTTCGCTCGGTATCATGCTGTGGTACAGTTGGCCGATCGCTGTTTTCATGCTGCTACTTATCCCGATCTTCGTCTACATCACTGCCAAGACAAGTGTGAAATGGCAAAAGTACGAGAAGCGCAAAAACAAACACTATGACATCGCGAGCGGACGCTTCGGCGAAGTAGTATCACAAATGCGGCTTGTCAAAAGTTTTGGCAGTGAGCAACGTGAGCTGCGTGGTTTTGACACACGCTTTGCGAAGATGGTCGGCATCACCAAACAGCAGTCGACGTATTGGCATGAGATGAATGCGCTGCGAGGAGTGGCGCTAAGTGTCATCTATGCACTGGTGTTTGGTACGCTATTCCTCCAGGCTGCCAGCGGTACTATCACTATCGGCGAAATGGTACTGCTGATCGCGCTAGTGCAGCAGATCAGTGGGCCGATGCAATCGATGAGCTTCTTCATCGACCGGTATCAGCGAGCGGCAGCAAATAGCAAAGATTACGCTGAGGCGATGGCCGAGCAGCCAGAAGTAGTAGATGAAACGGGCAAAGTGGCACTCGACGCTCAGCATGCGAGTGTGCAGTTCAACGGCGTGAGTTTCTCGTACGCAGACAAAAAGCAGGTGCTCGACAACATTTCGTTTACCATCGAAGCAGGCAAAAAGCTGGCGCTGGTGGGTGAGAGCGGCGGCGGTAAATCCACAATATCAAATCTACTGATGCAGCTATACCGACCAGACAGCGGGTATGTACGTATCGGTGGAGTAGATATACAGACGGCTACCCAGGCTAGTGTACGAGCGGCAATAGCGACTGTGTTTCAGGACGCATCACTCTTTAGTGGTACGATTCGCGAAAACATCGCCTATGGCAAGCCTGGTGCAAGTGACGACGAAATCGAGTCAGCAGCAAAAGCTGCCAATGCTTACGAGTTTATTGCTGAATTCGACAAGCAGTTCGATACCGAGATTGGTGAGCGGGGTATCAAACTAAGTGGCGGCCAGAAACAGCGTATCGCTATCGCGCGTGCTCTATTGAAAGACGGCCCTATTCTAGTACTCGACGAAGCCACGAGTAGCTTGGACAGCCGTAGTGAAGCGGTAGTGCAAGACGCGCTGGATCGTTTGATGCATGGTCGCACAGTGTTGATCATCGCACACCGCCTGAGCACTATCGCGCATGTCGATACTATCGTGACATTACGCAAAGGTCGTGTTGATGAAATTGGCTCACCGCGTGAGCTAGCTAAAACAGGTGGTATTTATGCGCAACTACTGGAGCTGCAGGCTGCTACAACCGACAAAGCTCAGGAAAAACTGGCCGAGTTCGACATGGCTGCGTAA